TGCGCGATTATGTGGTTTGCTTTTGGGAAGTGATGGATCATCCGTGCGGCAAGCGATTGAAGCGCTGCCTGGAGCCAATGGTGGCCAAAGCAAGGCAGTTCAAGGAGAAGGCGATTCCGCGGCCCATAGAAGCGAAGCTTGTACGGATCAGCGCGCCTACACTTGACCGAATGCTGAAGACAGAGAGAAGAAAGCATGAGTTGAAATGCCGCTCCAAGACCAAGCCAGGGACATTGCTGAAAAAGCAGATCGCCATCCGCTCGGGCGTGGAGTGGGATGAAGATGCTGTGGGCTATGAGGAACTGGACCTGGTGGGGCATGATGGCGGTAATGCAGGTGGGGACTACTGCTTCACATTGAACGTCACCGACATCAAGAGCGGCTGGACAGAAATGCAGGCGGTGCGCAACAAGGCGCAAATCTGGGTTTTTGATGCTCTTCAGGACATCCGCAAGCGGCTGCCGTTTGCCATGAAGGGGATCGACTCGGACAATGGCTCCGAGTTCATCAACTCCCATCTGCTGGCCTACTGCCAGCAAGAAGGCATCGTATTTACCCGTTCCCGGTCCTATCAAAAGAACGACAACTGCCATGTGGAGCAGAAGAACTTCACCGCCGTGCGCAACTTCGTCGGGTATAATCGCTACGACCGCGAGGAGGAACTGGCTTTGCTCAATGAGCTGTATGGGCATCTGCGTCTCTATCTGAACTTCTTCCACCCGCAAATGAAACTGGTCAGTAAAGAACGAACCGGGACTAAAGTTAAAAAGCGATACGATGTGCCGAAAACACCCTACCAGCGTTTACTGGATCTGGAGGAGGTCGACGCGGAACGAAAGGCAAAACTGCAGAAAACATATGCCCAACTGAATCCGTTCGAGCTCAAAAGGACGATCGATAAACTTCAGGAAAGGCTGTATAAAATGATCTTTGAGAAGCATAAAGGGAGGCCTATTTATGCCATCAATTACACTAAACCTGTCCTTGCATAAGCGTTTTCTTTCGGGTAGATTATTATATGAGTCAACGATACCCTCTTCAAGTAGATTTTTGATGAGGCAATGCGTAGGCTTGACTTTTTGCCGGCGAACCCTACAATGGATGCGTGAAAAAATCGCAGAACGATTTCACCTGGCGCTGGAACGGAGCTTACCGCTATTCCGGGCTCTGGCTGGGCGTGGCTATAGCCACTTGCATCGTTCTCAACCTGGCCTGGGAAAAGAATCAGTCCAGGCTGCCGGAGGCTTCGGTGCGGACCTTCGAGCAGCCTTCAGGCACGGCGGTCAAGCTCAGCGACCGGGCCTACCAGCGGCTCGGCGAGAAGAGCGGCATCCTGTTCTGCGAGTACGGCTTCTTCAATTTCAACAGCGATTTTCTGAAGATCAATTACCAGATCCCGCGTCAGGCATTGGAGGAGTACCGCGCCGACTACGGCTACGATGACGCCGAGTTCCGCCGCCTTGACGCCGAGCACCAGCGCTCCTACGACAACGCCGTCGATTTCGCCAACAACCACCGCCTGTCCCAGACCCAGCTGGACGCCCTGATCCGGAATATCGACCGCCAATACAAGATCAATTTGAATATCTACATGGCCAGCCGCTGCTTCAAGATACTGAAGGGGAACATCGCCCAGGTCGACATGCCCGACCTGGTCAGGCGCAACATCCCG
The nucleotide sequence above comes from Candidatus Aminicenantes bacterium. Encoded proteins:
- a CDS encoding transposase, translated to KASRGEKGDILDEFCQAIGYNRHYAASILRNWGRPVYWRTASGEQAVVIVGEQRIKKQRQPRPKIYDDRVRDYVVCFWEVMDHPCGKRLKRCLEPMVAKARQFKEKAIPRPIEAKLVRISAPTLDRMLKTERRKHELKCRSKTKPGTLLKKQIAIRSGVEWDEDAVGYEELDLVGHDGGNAGGDYCFTLNVTDIKSGWTEMQAVRNKAQIWVFDALQDIRKRLPFAMKGIDSDNGSEFINSHLLAYCQQEGIVFTRSRSYQKNDNCHVEQKNFTAVRNFVGYNRYDREEELALLNELYGHLRLYLNFFHPQMKLVSKERTGTKVKKRYDVPKTPYQRLLDLEEVDAERKAKLQKTYAQLNPFELKRTIDKLQERLYKMIFEKHKGRPIYAINYTKPVLA